In the Mycolicibacter minnesotensis genome, GCCGCCACCGCATCGACGATCCGGCTGGCCATCAGGGTCTTGGAGCCCGATTCCAGGGCGGACTCGGTTCCGTCCGCGGCCAACAACCATCCGTCGTTGTGGTCGACCTCGAACGCTCGGCCATCGCCGACCGCATTGACCACCAACAGGTCACAACCCTTGCGGCGCAGCTTCGCGCGGGCGTGGAACAACACGTCGCCGTTCTCATCGCCGGTCTCCGCGGCAAAGCCCACAATCGCCCGCATGTTGGGCAGCTGGCCATCGGTACGGGCACGCACCGCGCCGGCCAGTACGTCCTCGTTGCGGACCAGGTCGATGGTTGGGGGCTGGTCGTCCTCCCCCGGACCCTTCTTGATCTTGGCCGGAGCCACCCGCACCGGGCGGAAATCGGCTACCGCCGCGGCCATCACCAGCACATGCGCCTCCGGGGCGTGCTTGACGACCGCGTCATGCAGCTGCTGAGCAGAGCTGACGTGAACCACGTGGACTCCGGCCGGATCTATCAGCCCTGCCGTGTGCGCGGCGATCAGAGTCACTTCGGCGCCACGCTGGGCTGCCACCCGGGCGACGGCGTAGCCCTGTTTGCCCGAACTGCGGTTGCCGATGAATCGGACCGGGTCGATGGGCTCGCGGGTACCGCCCGCAGTCACCAGGACCTTCTGCCCAGCCAGATCATGCGGCAGCGCGTCGGCCCGCTCCAGTAACAGCGACGCGAAGGTGTTGATCTCTTCAGCTTCGGGCAGCCGCCCAGCGCCGGTGTCGGCACCGGTCAGGCGGCCGGAGGCGGGTTCGAGCACAACCGCGCCGCGTTGCCGCAAAGTCGTGACATTGGCGACAGTCGCCGGGTGTTGCCACATCTCGGTGTGCATCGCCGGAGCGAACAGCACCGGACATCGGGCGGTCAGCAGCGTGGCGGTCAGCAGGTCGTCGGCGCGGCCGGAGACCGCGCGGGCCAGCAGGTCTGCGGTCGCAGGTGCCACCACGACCAGGTCGGCTTGTTGTCCCAGCGCCACATGGGGTACGCCGGGTACGTCGTCGAAGACGCCGGTGTGTACCGGCTGGCCCGACAACGCCTCGAAGGTGGCCGCGCCGACGAACCGCAGCGCGGACTCGGTGGGGACCACGCGTACGGCGTGTCCGGCCTCGGCAAGCTGTCGGACCACGGTGCACGCCTTGTATGCGGCGATGCCTCCGGCGACACCGACGACGACCCGTTTCTGGCCCACCGGTATGACCCGCCCTGCCCGGCTCGGGCTATTCGCCTTCGGTGTATTCGAGCAGGTCGCCGTGGATCTCGCGCAGCGCGATCGACAGCGGCTTCTCCTGCAGACCAGGCTCGACCAGCGGGCCGACGTACTCAAGGATGCCCTCGCCGAGCTGGTTGTAGTAGTCGTTGATCTGCCGCGCCCGCTTGGCCGCGTAGATCACCAGGGCGTACTTGCTCGAAGCACGCTGCAACAGCTCATCGATGGGCGGGTTGGTGATGCCGAGAGGCGTGTCGTAACCGCCGATCAACGCCGGGTCGAACTCGTCGGCGTCGGTCACCACGGCCGAGTCGATCTGCGAGGTACTCACGAAGGACAATCTCCTAAAAGCTCATCTGGCTGGGGCGGGTCGCGCCTGCTGGTTTTTCGTCCGGGTAAATCAGACCGCGCCCGGTGCGGTATCCACCAGCAAGGATACCAATTCTGAGCAGGCGGTTTCCAATCGAGTGTTCACCACGACGGTGTCGAAGTCTCCCTGCGCCGCCAACTCGGTACGTGCGGTGGCCAGTCGGCGCTGCATAACCTCTTCGGTTTCGGTGCCACGACCGACCAACCTGGCCTGCAGCGTCTCCCAGTCCGGCGGGGCGAGAAACACCAGGAGGGCCTCCGGCAGCGCCTTCTTGATGGCCCTGGCGCCGGCCAGATCGACCTCGATCAGAACGGGCCGACCGGCGTGGGTGGCCTCGGCTACCGGTGCCGCTGGGGTACCTGAGCGCTGTAGCCCGCCGTGAATGTCGGCCCACTCCAGCAACGCGTTCTCGGCAACCAGCCGGTCAAATTCGGCCGGGGTGACAAAGCGGTAGTCGACGCCGTCCACCTCCCCGGGCCTAGGCGCCCGGGTGGTGGCCGACACACTGAAGTACAGATCCGGCACCCGCTCTCGCAGGCACCGGACCACGCTCGACTTACCGACCGCGGATGGGCCGGACAGCACCACAACGCGTCCCGCGTGCCTGCCGCCCGGCCCTCCACCGGTTCTCACCGCCGGGTCAGGAGAAGTCGAACTTCTCCAGCAGCGCCTTGCGCTGCCGGTCGCCCAGGCCGCGCAGCCGGCGGGTGGGGGCGATCTCCAGCTCGGTCATGATCTCCTGCGCCTTGACCTTGCCAACCTTGGGCAACGCCTCCAGCAGAGCAGACACCTTCATCTTGCCCAGGACCTCATCGGTCTCGGCGTCCTTGAGCACCTGCTTGAGGTTGGTGCCTCCACGCTTGAGCCGGTCCCGAGCTCCGCTCGGGCCCGACGTGCGGCCGCTGCCTTCTCCAACGCGGCGGCGCGCTGTTCGTCGGTCAACTGGGAAGGGCCACGATTCCTCCGTCTCGTCATCATCGACAACGTCGATGTTTTCCTTGTCCCGGCCAGGTACTTCGGCCAGAGACGACGACCGTACCCACGCCGTCTGACGAAATCTAACCCCACCCCCCCGTTTCCGGCTACAAATGCCCAGCGTATGGGGTTTGGGCGCGGCGAGCTCCGACCCGGGTCCGCGACGTTCCATCCACCCTGCCCGAGGGAGCCGCCGGCTCTGCCGGCCTGAACCGAAAAGCCGCTCTGAACTAGCCTTTTGGCCGTTTTCGCGAGCCGGATGGGATGCGCCGCCATGGCCGCCGCGGCAGCCGCCACGAGCCGACCGGAGCCTGCAGCAATGACTTCGCCCCTCATGGCGTGTCGGGCGTGTCGAGGTACCGCAAGCCGACCCCGGCACGCTCGGCTGCCCTCGTTCATCGCCGCCGACCAGCGGACCCGCGCGCGGGGATCGACACCACATGGCCAGCAATATCCCGCCGCCGCCGATGATGCCGCTAACGGGATTCGGCCGCGAATCCCGACTCCCGGGCTGACAGCAACTATTCAGGGAGTTTCTACATTTGCGCGACCGAAGTCGTAGTTAAGCCGCCTAATGTCGCGACCAGGTGGACAGTCCACCCGGGGGTATTTATGGGGGGTACGACTATGAGCATTTCCGCTGAATACCGTCTAGGTAGAGAAAGTGGGAATTCATGACGAACACGACAGTGGGCCGTACTGGCCGGTGGGCACTGGCGGCGGCCGCAGTGTTGGCCTTTGGCGGTTTCGGGATCGGAGCAGCCAACGCTGACCCCAATGATGGAATCACCGGCGGCGCCGGCAACAACGGCGGGGTGAATGTCAACATGGGCCCCGTCGGCGGCGGATTCAATACCGGCAGGAACGGCGGCTTCAACTTCGGCCCGAATGGAATCGGCGCAGGCGGCGGCCAGAACAACAGTGCCAACGTCAACATGGGCCCCTTCGGCGGCGGCATGAATGTCGGCAGGAATGGCGGCTTCGACTTCGGCCCGAATGGAATCGGCGCAGGGGGCGGCCAGAACCACGGCGCCAACGTCAACATGGGTCCCTTCGGCGGCGGCTATAACGCCAACACCGGTGGCGGTGCCAACGTCGGCCCGAACGGCGTCGGCGGCGGTCAGAGCAATGGCGCCAACGTCAACATGGGTCCCTTCGGTGGCGGCTACAACGCCAACACCGGCGGTGGCATCAACTTCGGACGCTAACCGGCCGGCCAGGGCCTGCGTGGGCGCCCCAACGGGGCCCTACGCAGGCCCTGTTGCGTTGCGCTGAAGGGGAAGGGCGGCCGTGACGGCTATTCCCCAGCGGCCAGATAGGCCACGGCGTCACGCAGCCGCTCAGCCGCGGCCCGCAATGCCTCGACGTCCGGTCCGGCCCGCAACACCTCGCGGGAGACCGCCGGCAGCAAAGTCGCGGAGGGTGCCCCACCGAGACCCGCCAGCGCTTCGGGACGGCCACCCTGTGCCCCGATGCCTGGAATCAGCACCGGCCCGCCCAAGGCACTCAAATCGGGGACCTCGGCCAGCGTCGCACCCACCACCACCCCGATCGAACCCGGTCGCTGCGCTGCTGCGTTGGCTTCCGCAACCGCATCGACGATCGTCTGCGCTACGGTCCGCCCGTCCGCGTCCCGGGCGCGCTGCACACTCGCACCTTCAGGGTTTGACGTCGCTGCCAGCACGAACACGCCCCGGCCATACTGCGCAGCGGTCTCCAGCAGCGGCTGCAGCGACCCGAAGCCCAGGTAGGGCGAGGCGGTGACCGCGTCGGCGGCCAACGGCGACTCACCGGCCCATGCCGCCGCATAGGCGGCCATGGTCGACCCGATGTCACCGCGCTTGGCGTCGGCCAGCACCAGCACACCCGCCTCGCGCAGCGGCGATGGTGCGCTCCAACACGGCGAAGCCCGCCGAACCGTACGACTCGAAGAACGCCACCTGCGGCTTGACGATCGCGAACCCGGCGAACGCCGTCACGCATGTCTCGCTGAACCGTGCCAACCCGTCCGGCGTGGCGGGCAAGTCCCACGCGGCCAGCAATTCGGGTGCGGATCGATGCCCAGGCACAGCGGCCCGCGGGCCGCGGTCGCCTCGGCCAGGCGGACGCCGAATCCCCCGGTCCCCCCCGGCCCGGTAGCCACTACTGCCCGCCGAGGGTGCTGTGCAGTTCCTGCAGGGCGCACCCCGATGTCGCCCCGGATGCCGGCCTCGATGCCCTGCACCGCCGCGGCCGCCCCCTGGACGGTGGTAATGCACGGTATGTTCACGCTGACCGCTGCCGAACGGATTTCGTAGCCGTCCACCCGTGGACCGGAGTTGCCGTACGGGGTGTTGATCACCAGGTCCACCTCACCGGCCCGAATCGCGTCCACCGCGGACAGGGCCGGTCGCTCGGGACTGGGCTCCTCAAAGTTCTTGCGCACCACATCACAGGGAATGCCGTTGCGGCGCAGCATCTCCGCGGTGCCCTCTGTTGCCAAAACCCGGAAGCCCAAGTCCGCGAGCCGTTTGACCGGGAAGACCAGTGAGCGCTTGTCGTGATTGGCCACCGACACGAACACGGTGCCCTGAGCCGGCAGCGACCCGTAGGCGGCGGTCTGGCTCTTGGCGAAGGCGGTGCCGAAGTCGCGGTCGATGCCCATCACTTCGCCGGTGGACTTCATCTCCGGGCCGAGCAGCGAGTCGATACCGGAGCCGTCCTCGCGACGGAAGCGGTGGAACGGCAGCACCGCCTCCTTGACCGCGATCGGGGCGTTCGGGCCCACGGTGGCCCCGTCGCCCGAGGCAGCCAGCAGGCCCTCCGAGCGCAGCTCGGCGATGGTGGTGCCCAGCATGACTCGTGCGCAGGCCTTAGCCAGCGGTACCGCGGTGGCCTTGGACACGAACGGGACGGTACGGCTGGCCCGCGGGTTGGCCTCCAGCACGTAGAGCACGTCGTCTTTGAGGGCGAACTGCACATTGAGCAGGCCGACCACCCCGACACCGTGGGCGATGGCCTCGGTGGCGCGTCGCACGTTCTCGATGTCGCTGCGCCCCAGGGTCACCGGCGGCAGCGCACGCCGAGTCACCGGAGTGGATGCCGGCCTCCTCGATGTGCTCCATGATGCCGCCGATGTAGACCTCGGTGCCGTCACACAAGGCGTCGACGTCGATCTCGATGGCGTCTTCCAGGAACCGGTCGACAAGCACCGGATGTTCGGGCGACAGCTGGGTGGCCCGGGTGATGTAGCCATGCAGGGTCTCTTCGTCGTAGACGATTTCCATACCCCGCCCGCCCAGCACATACGACGGGCGCACCAACACCGGATAGCCGATGTCGGCGGCAATCCGCTTGGCCTGCTCGAAGGTGGTGGCGGTGCCGTACCGCGGCGCGGGCAGGCCGGCGGTGGTCAGCACATCGCCGAACGCGCCGCGGTCCTCGGCCAGATCGATGGCTTCGGGGCTGGTGCCGACGATCGGTACTCCGGCGTCGGCCAGCCGCTGGGCCAGCCGCAACGGGGTTTGCCCGCCGAGCTGCACGATCACGCCAACCACTCCGGGGCCGCCCTGCCCGGACTGCCGCTCGGCGTAGTACACCTCGAGCACGTCCTCGAACGTCAGCGGTTCGAAGTAGAGCCGGTCGGCGGTGTCGTAGTCGGTGGACACCGTCTCGGGGTTGCAGTTGATCATCACCGTCTCGAACCCGGCCTGGCTCAACGTGATCGCGGCATGCACGCAGCTGTAGTCGAATTCGATGCCCTGCCCGATCCGGTTGGGGCCCGAGCCCAGGATGAGCACCTTGGGCTTGCTGTCCTGCGCCGCTACCTCGGTCTCAGCGGCAGGATCCAGTTCGAAGGTGCTGTAGTGATACGGCGTCTTGGATTCGAACTCAGCCGCGCAGGTGTCGACGGTCTTGAATACGGGGTGGATGCCCAGCCGGTCCCGCAGCAGCCGCACCCCGTCCTCGCCGGCCAGCTCTGGGCGCAGCACCGCGATCTGATGATCCGACAGACCGCTGTACTTGCAGCGGCGCAGCAGGTCCGCGTCCAGCACCGGTGTGTCGATGACCTCCGCACGCAGCGCCACCAGGCCGTTGATCTGCTCGACGAACCACGGGTCCACCCCGGAGGCCTCGGCGACCGTCTCAACACTGGCGCCCAGTCGCAGCGCCAGCTCGATGTCGTACAGCCGACCCTCGGTGGGAACCCGCAACCGCGCCAGCACATCCTCGGCGGTGCCTTCGGCATCCGGCTTGGTCCAGAACCCGGCACGATCGGTCTCCAGCGAGCGCATCACCTGCCGAGTGACTCGATGAAGTTGCGGCCCAACGACATCGCCTCACCCACCGACTTCATGGTGGTGGTCAGCCGCGGGTCAGCGCCGGGGAACTTCTCGAACGCGAACCGTGGCGCCTTGACCACCACGTAGTCCAGCGCCGGCTCGAAGCAGGCCGGGGTCTCCTTGGTGATGTCGTTGATGATCTCGTCGAGGGTGTAACCGATAGCCAGCTTGGCGGCGATCTTGGCGATCGGGAAACCGGTCGCCTTGGATGCCAGCGCACTCGATCGCGATACCCGCGGGTTCATCTCGATCACGATGAGCCGGCCGTCTCGGGGGTCGACAGCGAACTGGATGTTGCAGCCGCCGGTGTCCACCCGACCTCACGCAGAATCGCGATGCCCAGGTCGCGCATCTTCTGGTATTCCCGGTCGGTCAGCGTCATTGCCGGGGCGACGGTCACCGAGTCACCGGTGTGCACGCCCATCGGGTCGACGTTCTCGATCGAGCAGACCACGACGACGTTGTCGTTGCCGTCGCGCATCAGCTCGAGCTCGAATTCCTTCCAGCCGTAGATGGATTCCTCGATCAAGACGTTGGCTGTCGGCGAGGCGGCCAGGCCGTCACCGGCCATCCGCTCGACCTCTTCGAGGCTGGCCGCCAGCCCGGATCCCAGGCCGCCCATGGTGAAAGAGGGGCGAACGACCACGGGCAGCCCGAGTTCGGCGACGGTGTCGGTGACCTCGGCCATGGTGTAGCAGACCCGGGAACGTGCCGACTCGCCGCCGACCTTGGCCACGATGTCCTTGAACTGCTGGCGGTCTTCGCCGCGCTGGATGGCCTCGAAGTCGGCGCCGATGAGCTCCACCCCGTAGCGCTCCAGCACCCCGTGCTCGTGCAGTGCCACCGCGGTGTTCAGTGCCGTCTGGCCGCCCAGGGTGGCCAGCAGGGCGTCGACTTTATTGCCGCGCTCGGCCTGCTGGGCGAGCACCTTTTCGACGAACTCCCAGGTGATGGGCTCGACGTAGGTGTTGTCGGCGTATTCGGGGTCGGTCATGATGGTGGCCGGGTTGGAGTTGACCAGGCTCACCTGCAGGCCTTCGGCTTTGAGCACCCGGCAGGCCTGGGTCCCCGAGTAGTCGAATTCACAGGCCTGGCCGATCACGATCGGTCCGGAACCGATCACCAGCACGTGGCGCAGGTCGGTACGGCGCGGCATTACTTCTCCCCTGCCATCAGGTCGACGAACTGGTCGAACAGGTATTCCGCGTCATGCGGTCCGGCGGCGGCCTCCGGGTGGTACTGCACCGAGAACGCCCGGCCGTCAGCAAGCTTGACGCCCTCGACGACTCCGTCGTTGGCGCAGGTGTGGCTGACCACCGCCGGGCCGAAGTCGGTGTCAAAACGCTGGCCCGCTTCACCTTCGAGGGCGAAGCCATGATTCTGCGCGGTCACCGCCACCCGGCCCGTGGCGTGGTCAATCACCGGGATGTTGATGCCGCGGTGGCCGAAGGTCATCTTGTAGGTGCCCAGCCCCAGCG is a window encoding:
- the coaBC gene encoding bifunctional phosphopantothenoylcysteine decarboxylase/phosphopantothenate--cysteine ligase CoaBC, producing the protein MGQKRVVVGVAGGIAAYKACTVVRQLAEAGHAVRVVPTESALRFVGAATFEALSGQPVHTGVFDDVPGVPHVALGQQADLVVVAPATADLLARAVSGRADDLLTATLLTARCPVLFAPAMHTEMWQHPATVANVTTLRQRGAVVLEPASGRLTGADTGAGRLPEAEEINTFASLLLERADALPHDLAGQKVLVTAGGTREPIDPVRFIGNRSSGKQGYAVARVAAQRGAEVTLIAAHTAGLIDPAGVHVVHVSSAQQLHDAVVKHAPEAHVLVMAAAVADFRPVRVAPAKIKKGPGEDDQPPTIDLVRNEDVLAGAVRARTDGQLPNMRAIVGFAAETGDENGDVLFHARAKLRRKGCDLLVVNAVGDGRAFEVDHNDGWLLAADGTESALESGSKTLMASRIVDAVAAFLAAGGE
- the rpoZ gene encoding DNA-directed RNA polymerase subunit omega gives rise to the protein MSTSQIDSAVVTDADEFDPALIGGYDTPLGITNPPIDELLQRASSKYALVIYAAKRARQINDYYNQLGEGILEYVGPLVEPGLQEKPLSIALREIHGDLLEYTEGE
- the gmk gene encoding guanylate kinase; amino-acid sequence: MRTGGGPGGRHAGRVVVLSGPSAVGKSSVVRCLRERVPDLYFSVSATTRAPRPGEVDGVDYRFVTPAEFDRLVAENALLEWADIHGGLQRSGTPAAPVAEATHAGRPVLIEVDLAGARAIKKALPEALLVFLAPPDWETLQARLVGRGTETEEVMQRRLATARTELAAQGDFDTVVVNTRLETACSELVSLLVDTAPGAV